From the Candidatus Omnitrophota bacterium genome, the window TGAGATTTATCTTAAGGCTTTTCGCCTGGGGATAGAAGAAATCAACAATTGTTGAGGCTATTTTTGACAGATCCGCATCCTTGAGATTTAGAACCATTTTTCCGGCCTCAAGCTTTGACACATCTAAAAGATTGTTGATCATTCCCAGAAGTTTTTCGCTGGATTCATCCATGATTTTCAGAAAACTCTCCTGCTCCTCATTGATTTCTCCGGCGCTGCCGTCCAGCAGAAGTTCCAGAAAGCCCCTGATGGAAGTCATCGGGCTCCTGAGGTCATGTGTTATTGAATGCAGAAAGTTTTCTTTCATTTTAGCCAGCTCTTTCTCAAGCGTCACATCGCGCAGCGTTATAATACTGCCCAGGTTGATCTTATCCCTTGTTAGAACGGAATATCTGCTCACCTCATAAAATTTCGGCATATCCTCATGCGACATATCTATTTCTGATTTCGGATTTTCTTCTTCGGAATTCAAAAGCTCAGAAATAATTTCCGATGCGATTTCAGCAGGGGGAAAGACATCAGCGGATCTTCTTACGGCCGCCGCCAGATCTTCGCCGGGAGAAAATTCCAGCATATTGAGAATAGCCCTGCTCTTCTCATTGGCCATAAGTATCTTCCCCTTATGATCTATCATTATCAGCCCGTCTTTGATGGAGTACACCAGGGCGTCCAGTTTGTCGGCCTGCATCCTGTCATACTTTTGAAGCTCATCCATCATCTGGTTGAATATTTCCGCCAGCGCCCCTATTTCGTCACCGCTGTCAACCTTAACCCTCGTGCTGAAATCCCTGGCAGCCACACGCTGCGCGCCGCCGCTCAATTCCATTATCGGGCGGGATATGCTTTTTGCCAGAGCAAAGGCTACCCAGAAAGCCGCGAGAGATATGACAAATATCTGCGTGTAGGTCTGTTTGATCAGCTGACGGCTGGTTGTTTTGATCTCGTTTTTCACCATTCCCACCTGCGCGTAGGCGGTCGTTTTTGTCTGCCAGACCACCACGCCCCACCCGAGGCGACTCACGGGGCTTATCGAACCTATCATGGGAATGTTTTTTATGCCGTTGAAATCACCCTTACTGAGCGGCGAACGGGAAGTTAAAAATTCGCTTATCAGCGGGATAAAAGAAATATCTCTTTTTTCGTCCATCTTGGCCAAATCCGGATGAAGGATTATCCGCCCGGAAGACGAGACGATAAAAACATCTTCTCCTATTTGCGATGGTGTTCCCTTGATTTTGCCAAGTATTGATTCAAGGCTGATGGCAATATACAGATATTCCCCTCCCGGGCAGCGGTATATAAAATCTATCACGGGCGAATCCTCGACGAAATACACCTCGCCAAAGGCGAATTTCGGTTTACCCCCGGCAAGTTTAGCGACAGAATCCGCTCTGTATTCCCAGTTATCCGGTATTTTCATACGGACTTTTCCGGGGCTTGCCAAAAGGGCCAGGGAGAGAAACTCTCTGCCTGTGTTATACTCCGTGATCATGATCCTTCTGCGCTGTTCGGCGCTCACATCCTTAGCGGATATGTTTTCGGCTATCCGGGGCACGTTGCGGAGCAAACCGGAGAAATAATCGTCGATCGATCCGGCCATCCATTCCGAAAGGCGGTTCTGCTTATCCAGAATCGCCGTTTCAAGAGAATTCGAAGAGATTTTTTCCACATTACCCGAAAGTTTCGTGTTTATTATAATAGCCCGCAGACCCATAAAAAACAGGGGTATGACGCTGATAAAGATCATCACGAGGAAAAATTTCCTGAAAAAACCTGATTTGCGTTTCATTTTATTTCTTCGCCCGCTTCCAGGCCTTCCTGCGGGTTCAGAACAAGAGTGAATTCGCCGAGTTTTTTCGACGACGCCCATGCGCTGAAGGAATCCGCGTCATCAAAAAGCACGTACTCTTCAAATTTTTTTGTCATCTCGCGTCCCGCGAAAACAGAAGTGCGCGGAAAATATTCTTTTAAAATCCTCGCCACACGCTCTATATTTCTTTTTGTCGCGAAAGCCACGACGGGAATACCGAGCGTGAAATATTTTTTAAGAACCGCGGCGGCGGCCGAAAAACCGCGCGGAAGAAAACCCGCGAAAACATATTCTTTGATCTTAAACGGGCAAACGCTCAAACATGCCCCCGGCGCGTGCGGCCCGGGAATAGGGAAAACTGGGATACCGCGCATCATCGCCTCTCTGACGATCAGATGCCCGGGATCAGAAACGCCGGGCGTTCCGGCGGAAGAGACCAGCACACACATATCCCTGGCTTCCACGGCCCTAAAAACAGAACTCATCCTGCCTTCGTTGTCAGATGGATAGTTTATCAGCGGCTTGCCTTTTATGCCGAGAGCGAAAAGAAGTTTTTTGGTTTTCTCGGAACTTTCGCAGATAATAGCGTCAGATCTTTTCAGAAGCTCGCTCGCGCGAACGGTGATATCACCGAGATTGCCTATCGGTGTGGCTATGACATTCAGCTCATTCATAAAAAGAGAGGGTAGGCATTTTACGCGTTTTCTTTTTGAGCATCTTCAGGAATTCTTTGACAACATCGGGATCGAACTGTGATCCGCTGGCGCGCGTAAGTTCAGCGGCCGCTTGTGGTTTTGTCAGAGGATCCCTGTACGCTCTTTCGGAAATCATGGCGTCCCACGCGTCGCAGACCGCGACAATCCTCGCGCCCAGGGGGATCTGAGCCCCGGACAAGCCCATGGGATAACCTTCACCGTTAAACCACTCGTGATGAAACGCTATTATCGGCACAAAAATATTGAAAAATTCCACCCTGTCCACGATCTCGCTGCCTATGCGCGGATGGCTCTGGATTATTTTTCTTTCAACGGCATTGAGCGCCCGGGGCTTCAGCAGTACATTGTCCTGTATCCCTATTTTTCCTATATCATGTATCAACGCGGCTCGTTTTATGAGCTGGTGCCTCTCTTCAGGCAGGCCCATGCGTTTTGCCAGCTCCGAAGATAGTTCCGCTACCCTTCTGGAATGGCCTCTTGTGGACGGCATCCTTTCATCCAGCATTTTCGCCAGCGTCGCGATGGTGTCCATATAAGCTTTTTCTATACTGCGCAGAAGACGCCTGTTCTCTATTGTCATCGCCGCCTCATCCGCTATCAGCGTCAGGATTTTCATACCCTCCGCCGTGAAAGGCTCACGGGTTTTTCTGTTGTTCACATTGAGCACACCCACAACACGGCCTTTCACCTTGAGCGGCACGGCCACAAAACTTTTAGAAGAATATTTGACCCTGCTCTTTTTCTTGAATCGCTCGTCGGCCTCAATATCTTCGCAGAAAATGGGCTTTCTGCTCTGAAAAACTTTGCCCGCGATGCCTTCTCCCGGTTTAAGAGAACTGGTTTTAATAACTTTTTGGGGCAGGCCGCGCGCCGCCACTATTGTCAATTTCATGGCCTTATCGTCAAAAAGCATCAGCGAGCCTATGTGGGTGTTCATAATATCGGTGGCTTTCTTCACTATGAGATCATAAAGTTCCTGATCACGGTTGACCGTGTATGTCAGAACATTATACTCATGAAGGCCCTCAATGACTTTCAATAACTCGTTGAAGCGGTTAGGATCGATGGGCGCCGCCGTCGGGATAACTTTCGCCTCAGATGATGATAATGATGATAATTCTGTTTTTTTCATCAATGGCTCCTGACGGATTGGCTCGCTCCGCTCGCAATTGCTGCGGAGTCAAGCAATATACCTTCGGCATCTTGCTAATGACTCCTGACAATTTCTTTGATTTTCATAAGACGCACGGTGTTGGCCCTTTCCATCTCCTCAAGTTTGAAATTAATATACTTAACGGTTTCGGTGATATTGGGTATCATTATATATTCCAGCGCATTCACCCGCCGCCTTGTTGAGGCGATCTCAATACAAAGCGCCTGTATTTCAAAAAGAAGGGCCCCTGCGGCGATAATATCCGGAAGCAGCGCGGCGGCCTTTTCCACCGCCTTATCCCAGTAAACAACGCTCTCGGCGGATTTGTAAGTTATAGCTTTACCCGAATATTTCACATGAAAATCCGGCACCCTCAAATTGAAAATATTTTTCACGCCGGCCTCAAGAAAGAGCCTGGCCCCGGAAAGCGACGCCAGATGCGACGTTTTTTCCCCGGAAAGAAAAGCGTTACCCGCTATGGCCAGAGACAGGATTTCCCTCATATTCTCATTGCATTTCCTGTAAAGTTTGAAAAAAACATCTTTTTTTTCCAGGAAGATCCTCATCAGCTCATCCTGCTTGTCCTTGAGCATTTTCCAGCCGCGGCGGGCGAGGACAAGGGACTTCTTCAGTCGCTGCATCTCCATGCGCGTGGGATTTACGTTAAGCCTCATGTATTAATCGGTCCCGGCCTTCATGTATTTTTTAATTTGTTCTTCCTTCACCCTCTTGAGTTCTTTGCGGGGAATTTTTTTCAAAAGCTCCCAGCCCAGATCAAGTGTCGTGGCAAGATCCCGTGATTCATTCACAGACTGAGCCACAAAGCGCTGTTCAAATTCATCAGCAAAGGCGGCGAACTTCACATCATCTTCGGTCAGCGACGCCTCGCCGAGAATCAGGGCCAGTTCCTTGGCCTCTTTCCCTCGCGCGTAACTCGCGAACAGCTGCGCCGTCACATTACCGTGGTCCTCGCGGGTCTTACCCTCGCCTATGCCTTTCTCCTTGAGCCTTGACAGCGACGGGAGAACATCTATGGGCGGATATATCCCTTTTTTGTTCAGTACCCTGGATATTATCACCTGTCCCTCGGTGATGTATCCCGTCAGATCAGGTATGGGATGGGTCTTATCGTCTTCCGGCATCGTCAGGATAGGGATCTGCGTTATAGAACCCTTCTTGCCTTTTATTCTCCCCGCCCTCTCAAAGATAGACGCCAGATCCGTGTACATATAGCCGGGATAACCGCGTCTGCCGGGTATCTCTTTTCTCGCCGCAGATATTTCTCTTAAAGCGTCACAGTAATTTGTCATGTCTGTAAGAATCACCAGAACGTGCATATCTTTTTCAAAAGCCAGGTATTCGGCGGCCGTCAGGGCGACTCTCGGCGTGGCTATCCTTTCTATGGCCGGATCGTCCGCGAGGTTTATAAACAGCACGCTCCTCTCAAGCGCGCCGGTTCTGGCGAAATCTTTCTGAAAAAAACGGGCCTCCTCAAAAGTGATGCCCATGGCAGCGAAAACAACAGCAAACTTCTCATCCTTACCCACGACCCGGGCCTGTCTGGCTATCTGGGCCGCCAGTTCGTTGTGAGGCAGGCCGGAGGCCGAAAATATAGGAAGTTTCTGTCCCCTGACAAGAGTTGTCATGGCGTCGATGGCCGACACCCCCGTCTCGATAAATTCCTCCGGATAATCTCTCGCGTAAGGATTTATAGGGAAGCCGTCTATGTCGAGTTTTTTGTCGGGGATGATCTCGCCGCCGTCGTCAATAACCTTGCCGACACCGTTAAAAACCCTTCCAAGGATCTCAGCGGACACGCCGAAATGAAGCGTCTCCCCCAGAAAAGACACCCCGGAACCGTTTATATTTATTCCTTCCGTACCCTCAAAAAGCTGTATCAGGGCGCTGTCCCTGGATATATCCAGCACCTTTCCCATGCGGCGGGAACCGTCCTCAAGGCGGATATTCGCCACCTCCGAATAACCGACGCCCGTCACGCCGTCAACCCTGATGAGCGGCCCCTGTATGCTCCTGATACTTCTATATTCTTTCATTCTTCCTTCCCTCCGCCTGCGCCCTGAAGCGCGGCAAAATTTTCTTTAAGGATTTTTTCCACCTCGGGTAATTCCGACTCATCCATTATCTTCATCCTGGCTATTTTTTCCTTGCAGGGAATATCTATGATCTGCTTTATCGGCACGCCTTTTTTCACGGCCTTTTCGGCGCGTTCATGAAACATCATGATTATCCCCAGCATCTTGAACTGTTTGCTGACAGCGGTATAGGCGTCCTGCTCGTCAAAAGCGTGCTGATGCAGAAAATCCTCTCTTATGATCTTGGCGGTTTCAAGAGTCAGCCTGTCCTCGTCGGAGATCGATTCCACTCCTACAAGACGGACAATTTCCTGGAGGCTCGATTCCTCCTGCAGGATTTTCAGAGCTTGTTTTCTCATCGCGGGAAACTCTTTCATGTTGTTTTTCTCATAAAAATCCGTGATATCGTCTATGTACAGCGAATAGGAATTCAGCCAGTTGATCGCCGGAAAATGCCTCTGATAAGCCAGTGACGATTCCAGGCTCCAGAACACCTTCACCATCCGCAGCGTCGCCTGCACCACGGGGTCGGAAAGATCGCCGCCGGGGGGTGAAACAGCTCCGACCACTGACACGGAACCCGTCCTGGGAGGCGTGCCCACCTCCACTACTCCGCTTCTCTCGTAAAAACCGGCGATCCTTGAAGTCAGATATGCCGGATAACCTTCTTCGCCCGGCATCTCTTCCAGCCGGCCGGACATTTCTCTGAGGGCCTCCGCCCAGCGGGAGGTGGAATCGGCCATCACGGCGACATCCATGCCCTGATTGCGGAAATACTCAGCTATCGTAATACCTGTATAAATTGAGGCTTCCCTGGCGGCGACAGGCATGTTTGACGTGTTGGCTATCAGCACCGTTCTCTCAAGAAGAGGCCGTCCGCTTCTCGGATCCAGCAGTTCGGGGAATTCCGTGAGGACATCCGTCATCTCATTGCCTCTTTCCCCGCAGCCGACATAAACCACGACATCAGCGTCAGACCATTTCGCCAGCTGGTGCAGAACAACCGTTTTGCCGCTGCCGAAAGGCCCCGGAATACATCCCGTGCCGCCCTTGGCCACAGGGAAAAAAGAATCTATTACCCTTGTGCCCGTAACGAGCGGCTCCGACGGCAGTATTTTTTTCGTATAGGGCAGGGGCTTGCGCACCGGCCATTTGAACATCATCTGAACCGGAGTCTCTCCCACTTTGCAGATATCGTCCGTCACAAGAAAAGAACCCGCCTTGATTCCCGAAACTTTTCCGGAAACGCCGGGAGGTACCATGATCTTGCTTTCTATAGCCTCTGATTCCTTAACTGTTCCGAGAATCGAGAATTCCTGCACCTGGGTGCCGTTTGCGGCAAGAGGCTTGAATTCCCATTTTTTGTCGCGCGCGAGGCCCGCGGCCCTTACGCCGCGCAGAATGTAATCCCCTGTCTGCTCCCGCACCTTTTCAAGCGGGCGCTGGATGCCGTCGTATATGGACTGTATGAGTCCCGGTCCGAGCTCGACAGTAAGAGGAGAACCCGTCGCCTCGACCGGCTCACCCGGGGCGATGCCCCCTGTCTCCTCATAGACCTGCACGGAAACCACCTCGCCCTGGATCTCTATCACCTCTCCTATGAGTCCCTGTATGCCGACATGCACGACCTCATACATCTTGACGTCATCGAGGCCGACCGCCTGAATAAGGGGCCCGGCCACTCTGATAATTTTTCCTTTTTTATTCATATTTCTGTTCTCCGGTGCGCTATATCTCGACTCCCACAGCAATTTTTACAAGCTCCGCTATTTCCCTTTCTATCTTGTTCTCTTCCCCCGGGAGAGGAAAAACTATATACGGGGCGTCGGGAAAACTCTCCTTGAAATTTTTTTTCAGATCCTCAAAAGCGCTCTGCGAGAATATAAAAAAAGCTCCCTGTGCGGCTTTCATTTTTTCAAACACCTCGGCTTCATCGCCTTTCCATTCCGCCGTCGCGGCTCCGAGCGAGGCGAAAAGGCTGCAGAAAAAATTTTCGCCGCAGGCAAAAACTTTTTTTTCCTCAGGAGACATATTTAAAATCCGCGTCCCTATTCTTGGCCATGAGTATCATCCTCACTATCCTGGCTTGCCACCAGAGCGCCAGCCATATATATTCCAGCACATCATCTCCCTCTATCCGACCCATCAGGCTTTTTCTTTTATCGTCAAGAAATCCATAGAAATCCAGCGGCGCGGGGTAACTGTCCAGCGCCGAGAGAATCTCGCTCCTGGAATTTTCCTCGAGGAACCGCAGAAATCCTGATTCGTCAGAGGTGAAAAAATCCCCGCTTTTTTGCGATATTTCCGAGAAAAGGGCCGAGGTTTCGGCGATATATTTCCCTATGCCGAAATCTTCCTTACCGTTATCTATCAAGCGTCCGAAAGACCTGCTCTTTATAACAGATTCGGCACCGTGAAAATCCCCGGCATTGAAAGCCGCTTTCAGTTCCCGCGGGCTTAAGAGCAGTGTTTCCAGCACGCGGGCTTTCCCCACAGCAAAAACAGCGCCGGAACCGCGTCCGAAAGGAGACTGTTCTAATGTCACACTGTTAAGCACCGGATCCTTCTTCGCTCACTTTTCTGATAGTGGCGGCTTTGAATTTCTGCAGAAATTCATCCCAGTCAAAGCTCATGACTATTTTATTCATGTTGATGATAACGGGACAATCGGTGTTTTTTTTGACCAATTTTATTTTTTTTGAAAAATCCGCGCCCTTAAGCAGGGAGTGCGCTTCGGCGGACACCTCCGCCTCCGGGGCGCCGGACGCGTTTTTCTCTATAAAATCAATCAGTATCTTCTTTTTCAGATCAGAGGAGGCCATCAGTTTTTCCTTAAACGCGTCGTAAACGGCGTTTATCTCGCGAAGATGCGCTTTGCGAAGGATGTTTTTTGACTGTATCCGGCCGCCTGAGATGATCTCATCGTGCAGGAGTCCGGCCGCCCTTTCAGATTCCCCGCGGGCCTCATCCTGCAGCTTGCGCGCGTTAGCTTCAGCGGCGGCGAGACTCTTCTTTTTTTTATCCTCGGCGCTTTTGAGCATCTCATCGAGCTCATCGCTCATGCTCTTTTCTATACTGTCAAGAAGTTCCTGCCAGGCCATTTTAGAGCTGCACCGATAGTACCACCAGGATCGATGTGACAAAACCCAGCAGCGCGTAAGTCTCCACAAGAATGCCGTATATGACCGCGAGTCCGAATTTGCCTTCCTGTTTGGCCACAATACCTATTCCTGAAGCGCAGACCCTGCCCTGATAGATTCCGCTCAAGAGCCCGGCCACTCCCACGGGAATGCAGGCGGCCAGAAGAAGAAGCCCCTGGCTGACAGAGACCGCCGCGGGCGTGCCGCCGCCCAGAAGGCCGAGCTTGAGGATCGCCATAAATCCCACGGCGAAGCCGTAAATGCCCTGCGTTCCGGGAAGAGCCACAAGAATAAATGTCTCACCGAATTTTTCCGGCTTCTCGCTCAAAACTCCGGCGGCGGCCTGACCGGCCGTCGACACTCCGACGGCGGAGCCTATTCCCCCGAGAAACACGGCGATCCCGGCCCCGAATAAAGCAATTGTCAATCCATCCATTTT encodes:
- a CDS encoding HAMP domain-containing protein codes for the protein MGVVEKTRRIHSCSEPAGRPGSGRRNKMKRKSGFFRKFFLVMIFISVIPLFFMGLRAIIINTKLSGNVEKISSNSLETAILDKQNRLSEWMAGSIDDYFSGLLRNVPRIAENISAKDVSAEQRRRIMITEYNTGREFLSLALLASPGKVRMKIPDNWEYRADSVAKLAGGKPKFAFGEVYFVEDSPVIDFIYRCPGGEYLYIAISLESILGKIKGTPSQIGEDVFIVSSSGRIILHPDLAKMDEKRDISFIPLISEFLTSRSPLSKGDFNGIKNIPMIGSISPVSRLGWGVVVWQTKTTAYAQVGMVKNEIKTTSRQLIKQTYTQIFVISLAAFWVAFALAKSISRPIMELSGGAQRVAARDFSTRVKVDSGDEIGALAEIFNQMMDELQKYDRMQADKLDALVYSIKDGLIMIDHKGKILMANEKSRAILNMLEFSPGEDLAAAVRRSADVFPPAEIASEIISELLNSEEENPKSEIDMSHEDMPKFYEVSRYSVLTRDKINLGSIITLRDVTLEKELAKMKENFLHSITHDLRSPMTSIRGFLELLLDGSAGEINEEQESFLKIMDESSEKLLGMINNLLDVSKLEAGKMVLNLKDADLSKIASTIVDFFYPQAKSLKINLSFQCAKAPDKINIDENLVERVITNLVSNAMKFTPPGGSVTVDIADDAPSGGVLTVSVKDTGKGIPEGEVNRVFEKFHQVADTALKKTGTGLGLTVCKYIVEAHLGSIGAKSVFGKGSEFSFYIPKDLIKENGEVRRKSETL
- a CDS encoding HD domain-containing protein, producing the protein MKKTELSSLSSSEAKVIPTAAPIDPNRFNELLKVIEGLHEYNVLTYTVNRDQELYDLIVKKATDIMNTHIGSLMLFDDKAMKLTIVAARGLPQKVIKTSSLKPGEGIAGKVFQSRKPIFCEDIEADERFKKKSRVKYSSKSFVAVPLKVKGRVVGVLNVNNRKTREPFTAEGMKILTLIADEAAMTIENRRLLRSIEKAYMDTIATLAKMLDERMPSTRGHSRRVAELSSELAKRMGLPEERHQLIKRAALIHDIGKIGIQDNVLLKPRALNAVERKIIQSHPRIGSEIVDRVEFFNIFVPIIAFHHEWFNGEGYPMGLSGAQIPLGARIVAVCDAWDAMISERAYRDPLTKPQAAAELTRASGSQFDPDVVKEFLKMLKKKTRKMPTLSFYE
- a CDS encoding V-type ATP synthase subunit D, encoding MRLNVNPTRMEMQRLKKSLVLARRGWKMLKDKQDELMRIFLEKKDVFFKLYRKCNENMREILSLAIAGNAFLSGEKTSHLASLSGARLFLEAGVKNIFNLRVPDFHVKYSGKAITYKSAESVVYWDKAVEKAAALLPDIIAAGALLFEIQALCIEIASTRRRVNALEYIMIPNITETVKYINFKLEEMERANTVRLMKIKEIVRSH
- a CDS encoding V-type ATP synthase subunit B; translation: MKEYRSIRSIQGPLIRVDGVTGVGYSEVANIRLEDGSRRMGKVLDISRDSALIQLFEGTEGININGSGVSFLGETLHFGVSAEILGRVFNGVGKVIDDGGEIIPDKKLDIDGFPINPYARDYPEEFIETGVSAIDAMTTLVRGQKLPIFSASGLPHNELAAQIARQARVVGKDEKFAVVFAAMGITFEEARFFQKDFARTGALERSVLFINLADDPAIERIATPRVALTAAEYLAFEKDMHVLVILTDMTNYCDALREISAARKEIPGRRGYPGYMYTDLASIFERAGRIKGKKGSITQIPILTMPEDDKTHPIPDLTGYITEGQVIISRVLNKKGIYPPIDVLPSLSRLKEKGIGEGKTREDHGNVTAQLFASYARGKEAKELALILGEASLTEDDVKFAAFADEFEQRFVAQSVNESRDLATTLDLGWELLKKIPRKELKRVKEEQIKKYMKAGTD
- a CDS encoding V-type ATP synthase subunit A, with amino-acid sequence MNKKGKIIRVAGPLIQAVGLDDVKMYEVVHVGIQGLIGEVIEIQGEVVSVQVYEETGGIAPGEPVEATGSPLTVELGPGLIQSIYDGIQRPLEKVREQTGDYILRGVRAAGLARDKKWEFKPLAANGTQVQEFSILGTVKESEAIESKIMVPPGVSGKVSGIKAGSFLVTDDICKVGETPVQMMFKWPVRKPLPYTKKILPSEPLVTGTRVIDSFFPVAKGGTGCIPGPFGSGKTVVLHQLAKWSDADVVVYVGCGERGNEMTDVLTEFPELLDPRSGRPLLERTVLIANTSNMPVAAREASIYTGITIAEYFRNQGMDVAVMADSTSRWAEALREMSGRLEEMPGEEGYPAYLTSRIAGFYERSGVVEVGTPPRTGSVSVVGAVSPPGGDLSDPVVQATLRMVKVFWSLESSLAYQRHFPAINWLNSYSLYIDDITDFYEKNNMKEFPAMRKQALKILQEESSLQEIVRLVGVESISDEDRLTLETAKIIREDFLHQHAFDEQDAYTAVSKQFKMLGIIMMFHERAEKAVKKGVPIKQIIDIPCKEKIARMKIMDESELPEVEKILKENFAALQGAGGGKEE
- a CDS encoding rRNA (cytidine-2'-O-)-methyltransferase; this encodes MNELNVIATPIGNLGDITVRASELLKRSDAIICESSEKTKKLLFALGIKGKPLINYPSDNEGRMSSVFRAVEARDMCVLVSSAGTPGVSDPGHLIVREAMMRGIPVFPIPGPHAPGACLSVCPFKIKEYVFAGFLPRGFSAAAAVLKKYFTLGIPVVAFATKRNIERVARILKEYFPRTSVFAGREMTKKFEEYVLFDDADSFSAWASSKKLGEFTLVLNPQEGLEAGEEIK
- a CDS encoding V-type ATP synthase subunit K — protein: MDGLTIALFGAGIAVFLGGIGSAVGVSTAGQAAAGVLSEKPEKFGETFILVALPGTQGIYGFAVGFMAILKLGLLGGGTPAAVSVSQGLLLLAACIPVGVAGLLSGIYQGRVCASGIGIVAKQEGKFGLAVIYGILVETYALLGFVTSILVVLSVQL